The following proteins come from a genomic window of Methylorubrum populi:
- a CDS encoding cytochrome c oxidase subunit 3: MSAGGDLLEKTAERHLREPWDELRLAKGPAFAYQRAGATFGIWIFIASEVLFFGALFLLYTAMRLEHAADFAAAARETNIVYGTLNTALLLTSGLCAAIASQASEREGLRRLTLWCLALTAGLGLAFMVVKGLEYREDIEKHLVPGAGFALKEPATQLFFGFYWLATSIHAIHLSIGIGLVVRLIWKEWREPGFLFESPQVEVAMLYWGFVDMIWIVLYPMLYLDGRGG, encoded by the coding sequence GACCGCCGAACGGCACCTGCGCGAACCCTGGGACGAACTCCGCCTCGCGAAAGGCCCCGCCTTCGCTTACCAGCGCGCCGGGGCGACCTTCGGCATCTGGATCTTCATCGCCAGCGAGGTGCTGTTCTTCGGCGCGCTGTTCCTGCTCTACACAGCGATGCGGCTGGAACACGCCGCCGATTTCGCCGCCGCGGCGCGCGAGACCAACATCGTCTATGGCACGCTCAACACCGCCCTCCTGCTCACCAGCGGGCTCTGCGCCGCGATCGCCTCGCAGGCCTCGGAACGGGAAGGTCTGCGCCGCCTGACCCTGTGGTGCCTCGCCCTCACCGCCGGGCTCGGCCTCGCCTTCATGGTGGTGAAAGGGCTGGAATACCGCGAGGACATCGAGAAGCACCTCGTGCCCGGCGCCGGCTTCGCCTTGAAAGAGCCGGCCACGCAGCTCTTCTTCGGCTTCTACTGGCTCGCGACCTCGATCCACGCCATCCACCTCTCGATCGGCATCGGCCTCGTCGTCCGCCTGATCTGGAAGGAGTGGCGCGAGCCGGGCTTTCTGTTCGAGAGCCCGCAGGTCGAGGTGGCGATGCTCTATTGGGGTTTCGTCGACATGATCTGGATCGTGCTCTACCCCATGCTCTATCTCGACGGGCGCGGCGGATGA
- a CDS encoding cytochrome C oxidase subunit IV family protein codes for MSEHERPSTGGIWLRGLVVWALLLALLGLSVVTAYAAPASWAGALNFGIAATQAGLVALLFMRLDRADTLGRELITAARLSGCVVGPSGLEDHEWRGLT; via the coding sequence ATGAGTGAGCATGAACGGCCGTCGACTGGCGGAATCTGGCTGCGCGGCCTCGTCGTCTGGGCGCTGCTGCTCGCACTTCTGGGCCTGAGCGTTGTCACCGCCTACGCTGCTCCCGCCTCCTGGGCTGGGGCCCTCAATTTCGGGATTGCCGCGACCCAAGCCGGCCTCGTGGCGTTGCTGTTCATGCGGCTCGACCGGGCCGATACCCTAGGTCGTGAACTCATAACGGCGGCACGGTTGAGCGGCTGTGTCGTTGGTCCTTCAGGACTGGAGGATCACGAATGGCGCGGTTTGACCTGA
- a CDS encoding IS5 family transposase (programmed frameshift) codes for MARFDLTDAEWAAIEPVLPTDVRGKERADDRRVLNGIFWRLRTGAPWADIPARYGPHTTCGNRFRRWRKRGVWDRLLKAVSETYEGDLQMIDATSVRVHQHAGCAKKKDDRSRGMGRSRGGLTSKIHALVDAEGRPIALKITEGQAHDGRAADDMLGDLGPGQTLLGDRAYDSDARRERLAEQGAWANVKPMPNRKTVPAFSAFLYKYRNLVERFFSKIKHFRAVATRYDKDPENFLASVKLAAVRVWLRA; via the exons ATGGCGCGGTTTGACCTGACGGATGCGGAGTGGGCGGCGATCGAGCCGGTTCTTCCGACGGACGTTCGCGGCAAGGAGCGGGCGGACGACCGGCGGGTGCTGAACGGGATCTTCTGGCGGCTGCGCACGGGCGCGCCCTGGGCCGACATCCCGGCGCGCTACGGCCCGCACACGACGTGCGGCAACCGTTTCCGGCGTTGGCGCAAGCGCGGGGTCTGGGATCGACTTCTGAAAGCCGTGTCAGAGACTTACGAGGGCGACCTGCAGATGATCGACGCCACCAGCGTGCGGGTGCATCAGCACGCGGGCTGCGCTA AAAAAAAAGACGACCGATCCCGTGGCATGGGTCGCTCGCGCGGCGGCCTGACGAGCAAGATCCACGCGCTGGTGGATGCCGAGGGCCGGCCCATCGCGCTCAAGATCACCGAAGGCCAAGCGCATGACGGTCGGGCGGCCGACGACATGCTCGGCGATCTCGGCCCAGGGCAGACCCTTCTGGGTGATCGCGCCTACGACAGTGATGCGCGGCGCGAGCGCTTGGCCGAGCAGGGAGCGTGGGCCAACGTGAAGCCGATGCCCAACCGCAAGACCGTGCCCGCCTTCAGCGCCTTCCTGTACAAGTACCGCAATCTGGTCGAGCGGTTCTTCAGCAAGATCAAGCACTTCCGCGCGGTCGCGACCCGATACGACAAGGATCCGGAAAACTTCCTCGCCAGCGTCAAGCTCGCAGCTGTCCGCGTCTGGCTCCGAGCTTAA
- a CDS encoding curlin repeat-containing protein codes for MRKIVPLCVAFAAVVQMPVSASAQDLSALLTRSDATMQDIENGALRNTMNRVSTATDNLPSPGQGNAFYGLQDGQSNRIDATQAGIGNVIRIMQSGVSNTAVIAQSGSFNQITLKQGR; via the coding sequence ATGCGAAAAATCGTTCCGCTCTGTGTCGCGTTCGCTGCCGTGGTGCAGATGCCGGTGTCCGCCTCGGCACAAGACCTCTCTGCCCTGCTGACACGGTCGGACGCGACGATGCAGGACATCGAGAACGGTGCCCTCCGAAACACGATGAACCGCGTGTCGACGGCGACGGACAACCTTCCGAGCCCCGGTCAGGGCAATGCCTTCTACGGCCTGCAGGATGGTCAGTCCAATCGCATCGATGCGACGCAGGCCGGCATCGGCAACGTCATCCGCATCATGCAGAGCGGTGTGTCCAACACCGCCGTCATCGCGCAATCCGGCTCATTCAACCAGATCACGCTGAAGCAGGGTCGTTGA